One Setaria viridis chromosome 5, Setaria_viridis_v4.0, whole genome shotgun sequence genomic region harbors:
- the LOC117857476 gene encoding uncharacterized protein isoform X2, translating into MGERDALPPLPLALGPPHLIPPAPTRDPRAIAFLPDLGGLSWVAYAAGSFLVVSHIPSPYRDDTSDGAGDDGCSPFFRQVIDLRAPVSAVAWCGSGSGEVAAAADNSVSIFQPAPAASSPGSFGWLLRWSITETFAITAVAWTSAGDGIVAVGAGVSMWTRAQSSWQLAWRSIPKVPQSLVSTTRFVQGPVATVETVAPAQCSVPVLVFLSDAKRGLEQAELVHLQPVCMIQWRPCSLCFSDRSEVRREILMTCCLDGTVRLWSEDELVKSKKQRGLQISFSVIAVIEVNNTLNGVLGVDITVRWSMESGSVVSRDEEGKFELFSGDSRESQVGKCEWLVSVGPGPCVNFWAIHCLDDVFPPRYPRITSWKQSKLLGSWGESYVKSDPQKYLEQSIFVEAVMSRRLCSGPPTTCSLLHLLPDDSFVWSALSNSLVPDSGTHVSNGSANSFSCCLNKPVKQDGHKGSIRQVSVHPYCCEIELAVSMDSNRMLFFWSLSTFSTLIPTLNAPTYPLWNLLCKFDLRNISEDVQYSCLCWAPSVSHDNRFLVLGGESGADCFIVGIKKEVLSCQRIFTIPFLGERNVEVPPDSIHTIPLASKCSGCFANNSFLVVCIWRKSFQAFSWKVVLHSENQFDSGRCSCGFDESSLSITSQGRHVTCFNNETFSAVVYEASSVFPSSLEGEYPTCISVVPLNNTVLPIQHEPYRAVPGYHIATGCSDGTVKLWKMSCADNPLQTEKESHIWELVGMYGAHRGPVSMVVLSSCGRIVTVCRNLKKNSTSIHIWEAVKLIGDGSFLLEDALILQDYIVGIEGLSLGDGRFLLAVCLPNELCIYSHKHASVQNVLHNDNSKEEHLWSCIALSHSHHDIAGFLWGPKGTITLVHENHLSLFSSWLVTGADEYTTQIRACPIYVHDMLPCANNFNETAFGKFKLPENYNSGTIGSNSVLRTDQDDSHCSHSLWNLLDIADKLSGPVASYHPRALVQYLYSGEWKRVNAALQHLIQSMKASEASKVVPKCSSCRKSCHSIPELPLSEYFVATTSNNISNKDFLWGDDRSNTTFNLLSPSNSFLYVDGNLGTNTTTSVSQNSEIVELLDKNFSIYGISDTERTQILAISDLMVEITDQSRSSPYKSLDEAGRRFWVAVQFRQLHALRRSGYSSSSERLHVDSASIAWAFQSDCQDDLLNSVLPLEPTWPEMQKLGIGLWHTNVSQLRTRMEKLARLQYLKSKDPKDCALLYIALNRIKVLVGLFKISRDEKDKRLYEFLSRNFQEERHKAAALKNAYVLMGRHQWELAIAFFLLGDDFSSAVNVCAKNLQDEQLAIVICRLVEGSGGPLERNLISNILLPHAVEKGDNWLSSLLEWILGNYCQSVNRLFGCHPELGIDESKILGGSNVFSDPEVGQYCAILSTKNVFRNCVGEAVSAKLSKFSFAMASCAMNKCGLPLEALECLCTNSGIDDKESINIPAGGDHKIFDGMLNPFSVSKNWLSSSVISDIVSNLKVTMASKYLSRLLRNHLFCSQCNASLSKDKVLNDYTSRQIEELTQDVTAVISIFDRRFSLKFADIAEKILIFCCHDSLLFIAYVLLWGCKSPDVSIDRHGLECCSLRPINYLLLVSFKESCKFLSRHVVYSSFMCFVLNMELTNITACASKENRKYIMSGLSNYLNASRLLLRFDNGGKNILDNRSAMLTVMDLLEYIIEFSFSWLYCDIKALLIMINPILAASVKGESFQVLLDGLVHSMRHRSHDVPLNTEGGMSSASVHKIQLEKSENSNLSIDEKWNLIGASLWIRLTSVMQLYLREFVEKERLEHETGGSDSEFKGHFSSVAAKFAMDSIHFVSSSLVKVHASFLRKNLPTHSHSSVLFWLESSQQWSDSNGYDQLSRIFQLANNENMEALFSNLWEISVNSVDICNAFVNEGVKCFSLSSINVTRSWKDIRGTGVECKVSSTQRSGEEHKHGLSSNNNDQGQGFTDRASSNGEVFPETKRKESIVQKDFQSPRELLRRSGELLEAICLNSINEKQAAIATNRKGLVFFNWSEKKHCKNFAEYVWSGSDWPLDSWAGCESTPTPTFISSGAGLGRKKGSQPGSGGATIGLGSLAKPGRDLTGGGAFGIPGYAGIGASGFGWGEPEEFEDFVDPPATLGNIHSRALSRHPSLPLFLVGSSNTHVYLWEFGKDSAMATYGVLPAANIPPPYALASISSVQFDYYGQRFATAALDGTVCTWQVEVGGRSNVHPTDSSLCFDIHASDVSYVSASGSVIASAGSNSNGANVVIWDTLSPPGTCQTSIMCHEGQIWN; encoded by the exons ATGGGTGAGCGAGACGCGCTTCCGCCGCTGCCCCTTGCCCTCGGCCCGCCGCATCTGATTCCGCCGGCGCCCACCCGCGACCCCCGCGCCATCGCCTTCCTCCCCGACCTCGGTGGCCTCTCTTGGGTCGCCTACGCCGCCGGATCCTTCCTCGTAGTATCCCACATCCCTTCCCCTTATCGGGATGACACCAGCGACGGCGCTGGGGACGACGGCTGCTCCCCGTTCTTCCGCCAGGTCATAGACCTCCGCGCCCCAGTGTCCGCCGTTGCCTGGTGCGGCAGCGGGAGCGgagaggtcgccgccgccgcagacaACTCCGTCTCCATCTTCCAGCCGGCGCCCGCTGCCTCTTCCCCAG GTTCTTTTGGTTGGCTCCTGAGATGGTCTATCACCGAGACATTTGCCATTACTGCTGTGGCATGGACGAGTGCGGGCGATGGCATTGTGGCAGTTGGCGCAGGTGTTTCCATGTGGACCAGAGCGCAGTCCTCCTGGCAGCTCGCCTGGAGGTCTATTCCGAAGGTGCCACAATCCCTTGTCTCCACCACCCGGTTTGTGCAGGGCCCTGTCGCGACAGTCGAAACTGTTGCTCCGGCTCAGTGCAGTGTGCCTGTTCTTGTGTTTCTGAGTGATGCCAAAAGGGGCCTGGAGCAAGCCGAGCTTGTGCACCTGCAGCCTGTTTGCATGATCCAGTGGCGACCCTGTTCGTTGTGTTTCAGTGATCGGTCTGAGGTCAGGAGAGAGATTCTCATGACTTGCTGCTTAGACGGGACTGTCCGGCTTTGGAGTGAAGATGAGTTGGTCAAGTCAAAGAAGCAGCGTGGTTTGCAAATCTCATTCAGCGTCATTGCAGTAATTGAGGTGAACAACACTCTGAATGGAGTCCTTGGAGTTGATATTACTGTCAGATGGTCTATGGAATCTGGTAGTGTTGTTTCGAGAGATGAAGAAGGTAAATTCGAGTTGTTTTCAGGTGATTCGAGGGAGAGCCAAGTTGGCAAATGTGAGTGGCTTGTGAGTGTTGGACCAGGGCCTTGTGTTAACTTTTGGGCTATTCATTGTCTGGATGATGTATTTCCACCGAGGTACCCACGGATTACTTCATGGAAACAGAGCAAACTGCTGGGTAGCTGGGGGGAGTCTTATGTTAAATCAGATCCTCAAAAATATTTAGAGCAGTCAATTTTTGTTGAGGCTGTCATGTCAAGAAGGCTATGTTCTGGCCCACCTACAACATGCTCTTTGCTTCATTTGCTGCCTGATGATTCGTTCGTTTGGTCAGCCTTATCCAACAGCCTGGTACCTGATTCTGGGACCCATGTTTCAAATGGGTCTGCTAATAGTTTCTCATGTTGTTTGAACAAACCTGTCAAACAAGATGGGCATAAGGGTAGCATCAGACAGGTGTCTGTCCATCCGTATTGCTGTGAAATAGAGCTAGCCGTTTCAATGGATTCAAACAGAATGTTATTTTTCTGGTCTCTGTCAACCTTTTCAACTCTCATACCGACGTTGAATGCACCTACATATCCTTTATGGAATCTTTTGTGCAAATTTGATTTGCGTAACATTTCTGAAGATGTGCAATACTCATGCTTGTGTTGGGCGCCTTCTGTTAGTCATGATAATAGATTTCTTGTCCTTGGAGGTGAAAGTGGAGCTGATTGTTTCATAGTTGGAATTAAGAAAGAGGTTCTTTCATGCCAGAGGATTTTCACAATCCCCTTCCTTGGAGAGAGAAATGTAGAAGTTCCACCTGACAGCATTCATACCATACCATTGGCTTCTAAATGTAGTGGGTGTTTTGCAAACAACAGCTTTCTAGTAGTATGCATATGGAGGAAGAGCTTCCAAGCTTTCTCATGGAAAGTAGTCTTGCATTCGGAAAATCAATTTGACAGTGGAAGATGTTCGTGTGGTTTTGATGAGAGCTCTCTTTCTATCACAAGCCAAGGGAGGCATGTAACTTGCTTTAACAACGAAACTTTTTCAGCAGTTGTTTATGAAGCTTCTTCAGTTTTTCCTTCTAGCCTGGAGGGAGAATATCCCACATGCATTTCTGTAGTGCCGCTGAACAATACTGTCTTGCCTATACAACATGAACCTTACAGAGCTGTTCCAGGTTATCATATTGCTACTGGGTGCTCTGATGGCACTGTGAAACTTTGGAAGATGTCTTGTGCAGATAACCCTTTGCAGACTGAGAAAGAGAGTCACATCTGGGAACTAGTAGGCATGTATGGTGCTCACCGAGGACCAGTTAGTATGGTTGTACTGTCAAGTTGTGGTAGAATTGTTACTGTTTGCAGAAATTTGAAGAAGAATAGCACCTCTATTCATATCTGGGAAGCAGTTAAACTCATCGGGGATGGCAGTTTTCTGCTAGAAGATGCACTAATATTGCAAGACTATATTGTTGGTATAGAGGGGCTATCCTTAGGTGATGGACGATTTCTACTGGCAGTTTGTCTACCTAATGAGCTGTGTATATATTCTCATAAGCATGCTTCTGTCCAGAATGTGCTGCACAATGACAATTCAAAAGAAGAGCATCTTTGGAGCTGTATTGCATTATCACACTCTCATCATGACATTGCTGGCTTTCTTTGGGGGCCAAAGGGAACTATCACGCTTGTTCATGAGAACCATCTTTCACTCTTCAGTTCATGGTTAGTAACAGGAGCTGATGAGTACACTACCCAGATACGTGCTTGCCCAATATATGTGCATGATATGTTACCATGTGCTAACAATTTCAATGAAACTGCTTTTGGTAAATTCAAGTTACCAGAAAATTACAACAGCGGGACTATTGGTAGCAACAGTGTCTTGCGAACAGACCAAGATGATAGTCACTGTTCTCATAGTTTATGGAACTTGTTGGATATAGCTGATAAACTGAGTGGACCTGTGGCATCGTATCACCCAAGAGCACTTGTACAGTATCTTTATTCAG GTGAATGGAAACGTGTGAATGCTGCTCTGCAGCATCTTATCCAATCCATGAAAGCGAGTGAAGCATCAAAGGTCGTGCCAAAGTGCAGTTCATGCCGTAAATCATGCCACAGTATTCCAGAACTTCCTTTGTCTGAATACTTTGTAGCGACAACATCCAACAACATTTCTAACAAAGATTTTCTGTGGGGTGATGATAGAAGTAACACAACCTTTAATTTGCTGTCACCTTCAAATTCATTTCTTTATGTGGATGGTAATTTAGGTACGAACACTACCACTAGTGTGTCTCAAAACTCAGAGATAGTTGAGCTCCTTGATAAGAACTTCAGCATATATGGCATAAGTGACACTGAGAGAACTCAGATACTTGCAATTTCTGATCTTATGGTTGAAATCACTGATCAGAGCCGTTCCTCTCCCTACAAAAGCCTTGATGAAGCAGGAAGAAG GTTCTGGGTTGCTGTGCAGTTCCGACAGCTTCATGCTCTTAGGAGATCTGGATATTCATCTAGTAGTGAACGGCTCCATGTGGATTCTGCTTCGATAGCGTGGGCCTTCCAATCTGATTGTCAGGATGATCTACTTAATTCTGTGCTTCCTTTAGAGCCAACCTGGCCAGAGATGCAAAAGCTTGGTATAGGATTATGGCATACCAATGTGTCCCAGCTAAGAACAAGG ATGGAAAAGTTAGCAAGGTTGCAATATCTTAAAAGCAAGGACCCCAAGGATTGTGCTCTGCTCTACATAGCATTGAACAGAATAAAAGTGTTGGTTGGTCTCTTCAAGATTAGCAGAGATGAAAAAGATAAACGTCTATATGAGTTTCTCTCCAGAAACTTCCAG GAAGAAAGACACAAAGCTGCTGCTCTAAAAAATGCATATGTACTAATGGGAAGGCATCAATGGGAGCTTGCTATAGCATTTTTCCTGCTTGGTGATGATTTTTCATCAGCAGTCAATGTTTGTGCAAAGAACCTTCAGGATGAACAGCTTGCTATTGTAATTTGTCGGCTTGTTGAAGGATCCGGAGGGCCCCTGGAGCGTAATCTCATTTCTAATATCCTTCTTCCTCATGCAGTTGAGAAAGGAGACAACTGGCTTTCAAGTCTGCTTGAG TGGATTTTAGGGAACTATTGTCAGTCTGTCAATAGATTATTTGGTTGCCATCCCGAGTTGGGGATTGATGAGTCCAAAATCCTTGGTGGTTCAAATGTGTTTTCAGACCCAGAAGTGGGTCAGTACTGTGCAATTCTCTCAACAAAAAATGTTTTCAGAAACTGTGTTGGTGAAGCTGTATCTGCAAAGTTATCTAAGTTTTCATTTGCAATGGCTTCATGTGCCATGAACAAGTGTGGACTACCT CTTGAAGCACTTGAATGCCTATGTACTAACTCGGGCATAGATGACAAGGAGAGCATAAACATACCTGCTGGTGGAGATCACAAGATTTTTGATGGAATGCTGAACCCTTTCTCTGTTTCTAAAAATTGGCTATCTTCATCTGTCATTAGTGACATCGTGTCCAACCTTAAAGTAACTATGGCTTCAAAATATCTATCTCGCCTTCTGAGAAATCACTTGTTCTGTTcacaatgcaatgcatcatTATCTAAAGACAAGGTCCTTAATGACTACACCAGTCGTCAAATTGAAGAACTTACCCAGGATGTCACAGCAGTAATATCGATATTCGATAGAAGGTTCTCTTTAAAATTTGCTGATATAGCTGAGAAG ATTCTAATCTTTTGTTGCCATGATAGTTTATTGTTTATTGCGTATGTTTTGTTATGGGGGTGTAAATCACCAGATGTCTCGATTGATCGTCACGGTCTTGAATGCTGCTCTCTCCGTCCGATTAATTATCTGTTATTGGTTTCATTCAAGGAGAGCTGCAAGTTTCTTAGTCGTCATGTTGTCTACTCCTCCTTCATGTGTTTCGTTCTGAATATGGAACTCACAAATATTACTGCATGCGCATCTAAAGAGAATCGTAAGTACATTATGTCAGGGTTGTCAAACTACCTGAATGCCAGCAGGTTGCTTCTAAGATTTGACAATGGTGGAAAAAATATTCTAGATAACAGGTCAGCTATGCTTACGGTTATGGACCTGCTTGAGTACATTATagagttttccttttcttggctGTATTGTGACATAAAGGCATTGCTTATCATGATCAATCCAATCCTAGCTGCTTCTGTTAAAGGGGAGTCCTTTCAAGTACTATTAGATGGGTTGGTGCATTCTATGCGCCACAGAAGTCACGATGTGCCATTGAATACAGAAGGGGGAATGTCCAGTGCTTCAGTGCATAAGATACAGCTAGAGAAGAGTGAAAATTCGAATCTTTCAATTGATGAGAAATGGAATTTGATAGGTGCTTCTTTATGGATTCGGTTGACATCCGTAATGCAACTTTATTTAAGGGAGTTTGTTGAAAAAGAGAGACTTGAACATGAAACTGGTGGTAGTGATTCAGAGTTTAAGGGTCATTTCTCTTCAGTTGCTGCAAAGTTTGCTATGGATTCCATACATTTTGTGTCATCTTCGTTAGTAAAAGTGCACGCGTCATTcttgaggaagaatttaccaACACATTCACATTCTAGTGTGCTCTTCTGGTTAGAGTCATCTCAGCAATGGTCAGACAGCAATGGTTATGATCAGCTTTCAAGAATTTTTCAGCTTGCAAACAATGAGAATATGGAGGCGTTGTTTTCTAATTTGTGGGAAATTTCTGTTAATTCTGTGGATATTTGTAATGCTTTTGTGAATGAAGGAGTTAAGTGCTTTTCCTTAAGCAGCATAAATGTTACTAGATCTTGGAAGGATATAAGAGGTACTGGGGTTGAGTGCAAAGTTAGTAGTACCCAAAGAAGTGGAGAAgaacataagcatggacttagCTCGAATAACAATGATCAAGGACAAGGATTTACTGACAGGGCCTCTTCTAATGGGGAAGTCTTTCCTGAAACTAAAAGGAAAGAGTCGATAGTACAAAAAGATTTTCAAAGCCCAAGGGAACTTCTAAGGAGAAGTGGGGAACTTCTTGAG GCGATATGTCTTAACTCAATCAATGAGAAACAAGCTGCTATTGCTACTAATCGAAAG GGCCTTGTTTTCTTCAACTGGAGTGAAAAGAAACATTGCAAGAATTTTGCAGAATATGTCTGGTCTGGATCTGATTGGCCTTTAGATAGTTGGGCTGGTTGTGAATCTACAccaactccaacttttatttcaTCTGGTGCTGGCCTTGGCAGAAAAAAAGGATCACAACCTGGTTCAGGTGGAGCAACTATTGGTTTGGGTTCATTGGCAAAACCTGGAAGAGACCtaactggcggtggagcatttGGAATTCCAGGTTATGCTGGTATTGGGGCCTCTGGGTTTGGCTGGGGTGAACCTGAAGAATTTGAGGATTTTGTCGATCCTCCAGCAACACTTGGGAACATCCATTCAAGAGCATTGTCCCGACATCCTTCGTTACCATTATTTCTTGTTGGTTCGAGCAATACACATGTGTATCTATGGGAG TTTGGTAAAGATAGTGCCATGGCTACATATGGTGTTCTGCCTGCTGCTAACATTCCACCGCCTTATGCACTGGCCTCCATATCATCTGTTCAATTTGATTATTATGGACAGCGGTTTGCCACTGCTGCATTAGATGGTACCGTTTGTACATGGCAAGTTGAGGTGGGCGGAAGAAGCAACGTTCATCCTACAGATTCATCCCTATGCTTTGATATCCATGCCTC GGATGTCTCTTATGTGTCTGCAAGTGGATCAGTTATCGCTTCTGCTGGATCTAATTCAAACGGTGCAAATGTTGTTATCTGGGATACACTGTCTCCACCTGGCACGTGTCAAACTTCTATTATGTGTCATGAAG GACAAATTTGGAACTGA